Proteins from one Antennarius striatus isolate MH-2024 chromosome 12, ASM4005453v1, whole genome shotgun sequence genomic window:
- the rnf17 gene encoding RING finger protein 17, which yields MDTTGSPDNVVCKLCGELFTLPGDDDVDSNLPRLLLCGHIYCTSCLLFIESDRAIRCPHCEVKTTVPEGGVCRLQEESRIIGLIYTSRVNKKRSSKVHRRTKTTSPAVMDPKTNKLEETADLTKIENMLDEALARGAENVAQLEQIRETLTNGLVEQLSRERARLTMEILEATDKAHDAVQKWKDVQLSELEQLVAGFPTIHMQLFDVENRIKSFETAMQMARQIRRIPFLERYCTIDKVLERLLVPVDRQSFDLKCTPVNTGISCVFKSDCQNRSISLSLRMEQGIQTCLSMSPVKDRQYGNSARKSPWHYVEKRKRKYTSPTGNKLPSPYIQDQSSGRAYIGLPQGFDQSPGPRRKPDLSLQTSASSPDVIIEEVIDETEEHAPPPTGLELASDLWSIHRTKQDHVEKGKNSTQWVVVTHIENPSHFYIHYVTDRWKHRALSKKINHFCSGKSCYFTSSDTVDTGSLIFVKWKKDIWCRATVVEVSQQGCVAGVETCPISQLASIRVFILDHGCTETISIHSEGGDTRFSLKTVNNQLRKVGKLLNVSLQHFAPQAVRCSLKDLVPYEPTKGWSEEAQVEFQNVVGSVVVEMELLGQDRDYVLVDLKKASKSPCSNVPYSVRGHLILVKVARFNWAGTLGREPLMYYPPVRPTIGTELKAVVSHINNPADFYLQLVDTMEFLLLSTEVQECYKDTVAGDDDLSVDYPIIGQAYVARYGDVSWYRAQVVGLPGDGKVKVFYVDFGSENIVSVSDLRKIPDQFSALPCMAIHCRLSDLRPLDGETWTEECTSRFISLTLNELVTVVVTESVSETEPLPVRVFESSLYGPVSNIAALLVKEDLAYFKKKSDSKDDLFMVGDDNSTEWDPPLELGSGLEGKDATNGEQEEDVFQPLLTLPTQVKDLKDLEVRVSHVNSPSSFYVQLTQYDVHLKRMCELVKQKCAGVQPSDKAWKAGMYCSAYIDSVWERGQICSDVTPGEEAEVMRCDHGNKVKVPVSDLRPLPSSLMGSFALECTLTNIRPAGGQSTWTATACDFISCYLDRASAIMTIKELTDERPVPVTFLCTKSMGQLISVADFLVGNGLALRERQPRDADVHLSPKIDVQTPVRERQTNGHKQHPPKPYTRIIISAEKVKTQMYQPPELPCLGHIQACVTAIGEDGIVYVRSKNTGSQLEQLIENIQQHMKTLPRPKPYTWKTVHGCAIMGLDMMWYRGHVLEVQGGNLKIQYVDSGLVESIPMVHVYPRLLCEEVPQLSVPCQLHNITPMGNRWQRDALALMEELLLKRCLDIQVMELPSDPRGTVTVQIFLDGLSLSRILCHHGHGFVEGSVSPQTGHSVMTPECLDNYDIYTEGLSLPEEPTLGPYINPILPKTGKKFQVRVKHLVTPNELFLWRWDETADLKVDGETLNEALTRITEDPTRLSPLTNFPQGGPCLAKYSDGKYYRAKLMEFTSIEPVRVMVQHVDFGSDDILPTSQIRQIPAELLAFPLEVMKAKVVGFKPPSFSSEDDVLPYSPEWSVMAAMEMMTLLHNNVTALVVARDPELTVLLYNQDGELIHMSLVRSGLAELE from the exons ATGGACACGACCGGCAGCCCCGACAATGTTGTTTGCAAGTTGTGTGGAGAGTTGTTCACTCTACCCG gGGATGATGATGTTGACAGTAACCTCCCACGTCTGCTGTTATGTGGCCACATCTACTGCACTTCTTGCCTTCTATTCATTGAATCTGACCGTGCCATTAGATGTCCTCACTGTGAG GTTAAGACGACTGTTCCTGAAGGAGGAGTGTGTAGACTTCAAGAAGAGAGCAGAATAATTGGGCTCATCTACACTTCAAGAGTGAATAAGAAAAGAAG CTCAAAGGTTCACCGAAGGACCAAAACAACGTCACCTGCTGTCATGGATCCTAAAACCAACAAATTAGAAGAG ACAGCAGATCTCACAAAGATTGAGAATATGTTGGATGAGGCCTTGGCCCGAGGTGCAGAAAATGTTGCTCAGTTGGAACAAATCCGTGAG ACTCTGACCAATGGTCTGGTAGAACAATTGTCAAGGGAGAGAGCTCGGTTGACGATGGAGATCTTGGAAGCTACTGATAAAGCTCATGATGCTGTACAAAAGTG GAAAGATGTGCAGTTAAGTGAGCTGGAGCAGCTGGTGGCAGGATTTCCCACCATCCACATGCAGCTGTTTGATGTCGAAAATAGGATAAAATCCTTTGAGACCGCCATGCAGATGGCAAGACAGATCCGCCGCATCCCATTCCTTGAGCGTTACTGCACCATCGATAAG GTTCTGGAGAGGCTGCTGGTTCCAGTAGATAGGCAGTCTTTCGATCTGAAATGCACGCCTGTGAACACTGGAATAAG CTGTGTTTTCAAGTCAGACTGTCAGAACCGCAGCATTTCGTTGTCTCTGAGGATGGAGCAGGGCATCCAAACATG CCTCTCCATGTCTCCAGTCAAAGATCGCCAGTATGGCAACTCCGCCAGGAAGTCCCCCTGGCATTATgtagagaaaagaaagagaaagtacACTTCACCCACTGGCAACAAGCTCCCAAGTCCATACATACAGGACCAGTCAAGCGGTAGAGCTTACATCGGGTTGCCACAGGGGTTCGATCAGAGCCCAGGACCACGTCGAAAGCCTGACCTCTCACTGCAGACCTCAGCCTCAAGTCCAGACGTAATTATCGAAGAGGTTATAGATGAAACAGAAGAGCATG CGCCCCCACCCACTGGGCTTGAGCTGGCCAGCGACCTATGGAGCATCCACAGGACGAAGCAGGATCATGTTGAAAAGGGGAAAAACA GCACCCAGTGGGTGGTGGTGACCCACATTGAGAATCCGAGTCACTTCTACATCCACTATGTGACTGACAGGTGGAAACACCGGGCCTTGTCTAAGAAGATTAATCACTTCTGCAGTGGAAAGAGCTGCTACTTCACTTCCAGTGACACAGTAGACACTG GCTCCCTGATCTTTGTGAAGTGGAAAAAGGACATTTGGTGCAGGGCCACTGTGGTGGAGGTCTCACAGCAGGGGTGTGTAGCGGGTGTGGAGACCTGCCCGATCAGCCAGCTCGCCAGCATCCGGGTCTTCATCTTGGACCACGGCTGTACAGAAACCATCAGCAtccacag TGAGGGAGGGGACACCAGATTTTCACTGAAGACTGTGAACAACCAACTGAGGAAGGTGGGAAAGTTGCTGAATGTGTCGTTGCAGCACTTTGCTCCTCAGGCTGTCAGATGTTCCCTCAAGGACCTGGTTCCTTATGAACCG ACAAAGGGTTGGAGTGAAGAGGCACAGGTGGAGTTCCAGAATGTGGTTGGCTCTGTGGTGGTGGAGATGGAACTTCTGGGTCAGGACAGAGATTATGTGTTGGTGGACCTGAAGAAAGCCTCCAAGAGCCCGTGCAGCAATGTTCCTTACTCAGTCAGAGGGCACCTGATTTTGGTCAAAGTGGCCAG GTTTAACTGGGCAGGGACTTTGGGCAGGGAGCCCCTTATGTACTACCCCCCAGTCCGTCCCACAATCGGTACAGAGCTTAAGGCTGTGGTGTCTCACATCAACAACCCTGCTGACTTCTACTTACAGCTG gttGACACCATGGAGTTCTTGTTACTCTCAACCGAAGTCCAGGAATGTTACAAGGACACAGTGGCTGGAGACGATGACCTCAGCGTCGACTATCCCATCATAGGACAGGCTTACGTCGCCCGCTACGGTGACGTGTCATGGTACAGGGCTCAGGTCGTAG gtcttCCAGGAGACGGAAAGGTGAAGGTGTTTTATGTGGACTTTGGCAGTGAGAACATCGTGTCAGTCAGTGACTTGAGGAAGATCCCGGATCAGTTCTCTGCCCTTCCCTGCATG GCGATCCACTGCCGTTTGTCGGATTTAAGGCCTCTGGATGGAGAGACCTGGACTGAAGAGTGCACCAGTAGATTCATCAGCTTGACTCTGAATGAACTGGTCACAGTTGTGGTTACAG AGTCTGTTTCTGAGACTGAGCCTCTGCCTGTCAGAGTTTTTGAGAGCAGCTTGTACGGACCGGTGTCCAACATAGCTGCACTGCTGGTCAAAGAGGACCTGGCCTACTTCAAAAAGaa ATCTGACTCTAAGGATGACTTATTCATGGTTGGAGACGATAATTCTACTGAATGGGATCCTCCTCTTGAGCTTGGTTCGGGCCTGGAGGGGAAAGATGCCACAAAtggagagcaggaagaggatGTGTTTCAGCCTCTCCTGACGCTTCCCACCCAAGTCAAAGACCTTAAAGACCTGGAAGTCAGAGTCAGTCACGTCAACTCACCCAGCAGCTTCTACGTCCAGCTCACCCAGTACGATGTTCATCTTAAAAG GATGTGTGAGCTGGTGAAGCAGAAGTGTGCAGGTGTGCAGCCAAGCGATAAGGCGTGGAAAGCGGGCATGTACTGTAGTGCTTACATTGACAGCGTTTGGGAGAGGGGACAgatttgctctgatgtcacgcCCGGCGAGGAAGCAGAG GTCATGCGCTGTGACCATGGAAACAAGGTGAAGGTCCCTGTCAGCGACTTGCGACCGCTGCCATCATCCTTGATGGGCTCATTTGCGTTGGAGTGTACTCTCACTAACATCAG GCCAGCTGGAGGTCAATCCACCTGGACAGCTACAGCCTGTGATTTCATCTCTTGCTACCTGGACAGAGCTTCAGCCATCATGACCATCAAG GAGTTGACAGATGAGCGTCCGGTACCCGTCACGTTCCTGTGCACCAAAAGCATGGGACAGTTGATCAGTGTTGCAGATTTTCTGGTTGGCAATGGACTCGCTCTCAGAGAAAGACAACCAAG AGATGCTGATGTTCATCTTTCCCCCAAAATCGATGTTCAGACtcctgtgagagagagacagaccaATGGACACAAACAACACCCTCCAAAACCATACACCCGGATTATTATATCTGCTGAGAAG GTGAAGACCCAGATGTATCAGCCCCCGGAGCTGCCCTGCCTTGGTCACATCCAAGCGTGCGTCACTGCCATCGGGGAGGACGGCATCGTTTACGTGAGATCAAAGAACACAG ggaGTCAGCTGGAGCAGCTCATTGAGAATATTCAGCAGCATATGAAGACGTTACCCAGACCGAAGCCGTACACCTGGAAGACGGTCCATGGCTGCGCCATCATGGGACTGGATATGATGTGGTATCGAGGACACGTGCTGGAGGTCCAGGGAGGAAATCTCAAG ATCCAGTACGTGGACTCCGGCCTGGTGGAGAGCATCCCAATGGTCCACGTTTACCCCAGGCTGCTATGTGAAGAAGTTCCACAGCTCAGTGTGCCCTGCCAGCTGCACAACATCACCCCC ATGGGCAATCGGTGGCAGCGGGATGCCTTGGCCttgatggaggagctgctgttGAAGCGCTGTTTGGACATTCAAGTCATG GAGCTGCCGTCTGACCCCAGGGGAACCGTCACCGTTCAGATCTTCCTGGATGGCCTGAGCCTCAGCCGGATCCTGTGTCACCATGGACATGGTTTCGTGGAGGGATCGGTGTCGCCACAGACG GGACACTCGGTCATGACTCCTGAATGCTTAGACAACTATGATATCTATACTGAG GGTCTGAGTTTGCCAGAGGAGCCGACACTGGGGCCCTACATCAACCCAATCCTTCCAAAGACGGGCAAGAAGTTCCAAGTGAGGGTCAAGCACCTGGTGACCCCCAACGAG TTGTTCCTGTGGCGCTGGGATGAAACGGCAGATCTGAAGGTGGATGGTGAGACGCTCAATGAGGCGCTGACCAGAATTACTGAAGACCCCACCAGGCTCTCACCACTCACCAATTTCCCTCAAG GCGGTCCGTGTCTGGCCAAATACAGCGATGGGAAATACTACCGAGCAAAACTGATGGAGTTCACCAGCATCGAGCCCGTCAGGGTCATGGTCCAACACGTGGACTTTGGCTCCGATGACATCCTGCCAACTAGCCA GATACGTCAGATACCGGCTGAGCTGCTAGCGTTCCCATTAGAAGTGATGAAGGCCAAAGTGGTCGGCTTCAAGCCTCCCAGTTTCAGCAGCGAAGACGACGTCTTGCCCTACAGCCCCGAGTGGAGCGTGATGGCTGCGATGGAAATGATGACGCTGTTACACAACAACGTGACTGCGCTGGTTGTG GCCCGGGACCCAGAGCTCACGGTGCTGCTGTACAACCAAGATGGAGAGTTGATCCACATGTCGCTGGTTCGCAGTGGATTAGCTGAGCTGGAATGA